A genomic region of Cannabis sativa cultivar Pink pepper isolate KNU-18-1 chromosome 1, ASM2916894v1, whole genome shotgun sequence contains the following coding sequences:
- the LOC115704114 gene encoding serpin-ZXA-like: MILNVLYFKGLWKVPFMASNTADEKFHILNGETIKVPFLKSFYVYHSYASLDDFKVLKLRYERVVGDDGKPLQFSMYLLLPHDTYGLQDMVEKFNLDPKLLAPKSLNNHLRKVKLSRVSIPKMKFSYDVDAMELLEEKGLTLPFTEGEADFSKMVYSHLESNNVFIGTMLHKSCIEVNEEGTKATSATSLRFEIEAECDSDSSPPPLPTFDADHPFMFMIVE, from the coding sequence ATGATTCTCAACGTATTATATTTCAAGGGATTATGGAAAGTTCCTTTCATGGCCTCGAATACTGCAGATGAAAAGTTTCACATTCTTAACGGAGAAACAATCAAAGTACCTTTCTTGAAGAGTTTTTATGTTTATCACTCCTATGCATCCCTTGATGATTTCAAGGTTCTCAAACTCCGATATGAAAGAGTAGTTGGTGATGATGGAAAGCCCTTACAATTCTCTATGTACTTGCTTCTTCCTCATGATACATACGGATTACAAGATATGGTGGAAAAGTTCAATTTGGATCCGAAACTGTTGGCGCCCAAGAGTCTTAATAATCATCTAAGGAAGGTGAAACTTTCTCGTGTGTCAATTCCCAAAATGAAATTCTCATACGATGTTGATGCTATGGAGTTACTTGAAGAAAAAGGATTAACTTTGCCCTTCACTGAGGGTGAAGCAGATTTCTCAAAAATGGTTTACTCTCATCTTGAGTCTAATAATGTTTTTATAGGGACTATGCTTCACAAATCTTGTATTGAAGTGAATGAAGAAGGTACAAAGGCTACTTCTGCCACCTCACTTCGTTTTGAAATCGAAGCTGAATGTGATTCAGATTCATCTCCTCCCCCACTTCCTACCTTTGATGCTGACCATCCATTCATGTTTATGATTGTTGAATAG